AGGACGTTTGGTGTTATTGCAAGTCATCGGTTTTAAGGCGAGATCAGTTTGGCGCGTATTTCTAATTTTCACTAGCTTCGGTCTAGTTAACAAAATGACTGTTTATGTACATCAACATTGACATCTGTACCTGTGCTTGCTACAATTTTGAGAcgattatatttgtaaaattttaaagatatatatgcAAATATAAGATAGTGTATCAAGGGGATACAACTCTAAAAGGGGATAAtaaaatcctacacagcctcatatggtaataaaTCATGATGAAATCtacctattgtacaatttaagtcatgatatcttcaaaagcATCGACGGAAAAGTGGGAGGGGTAGCGGAAAGACCTTGATAATGCAGTACCAAAGACTTCAAACATTCGTTGACGTATCATCATCCATATCTCACATTGTACATTAAGAATATGTACATTAAAACTggaacttaaaaaaatattcattctcaattttattataatagcacaggttaaaaaaaaccatcccaagtcaggaacctctggcctttgttagtcttgtatgtttttttttaaatttaagttcatttatttgttttagagtttagtatgacatccattttcactgaactagtacacatttttatttaagggccagctgaggtccacctccgggtgcgggatatTCTCTTGAAGACGCATAGGTGTGCTTTCTActgttgtcgggttgttgtcttttttaaaacatattccccaattccattgtcaattttatctGTTATTCAACAATGCATCTGTATTAAGCAGAAAGGACCATAAAACTACGGTTTATTTGTCAAGGTATatcatatatgatcatatatggtGTACAATACCTTTGAACTATTTTTTGCAGCAACATGTTGTCTTATTTTAGAGGGTTACTGCttacaatgaagctattaaaacaagagttccaaatggtgaagttgaaatcatcccttcgttaattttacggatgccatcttgagttggttgaccgttatggaataaccgtttcacagatgatttcGAATAACTACAaatcccttcccttttcacgaatatgacctaccgaattagactatttactggattcgtaataacataagcaacacgacgggtgccccacgtagagcaggatctgcttacccttccggagcacctgagccccccccccagtttttggtggtgaccgtgttgcttaatctttagatttctatgttgtgtcttatgtactattatttgtctgtgtctttttgtttttaggcCTTGGCGTTATCaggtttattttcgatctatgagtttgactgtctctttggtatctttcgcccttcttttaaaaacatgtattcGGAATCTTAGTTAGATATTAAAGTGTTGACAGGAATTGATTCGGTATATTAAATACCTAAaaaagagacaaaagataccataGAGATATTCAAACTTAAgtaaaaaatatactgacaatgccatggctaaaaaaaaaagaaaaggacagCCAAATATTGTGACAGATATTTGACATAGATTTTGGACATAGGTGACGTTACAATTATCAATTTTtcatgttaaatattttgtttacacttTATACCATGGGATATCATACTTCAAATTGTTTTCCGGTCAAGTAATCTTTATCTATTATCGACCTCTCAGTTTTATATAAGACATTTACTCATAcaaaattttgaccttttttcgGACAATAACCATATTTGGTAATTTctaattaaattttgacaaagaaaGGTATGTTGGCATACCATCAAATAAATGATTGCTATATTATCTATAATATTAAAGAACATTCTGCTTTAAGTCGTCAAAGTTTGAATTGTGTAACTTATTGGTACGTCatgatttaaaaattatatagatttaaagtaaaatgatttctaaataatttaaaattgaaatgaagaTAAATAAGAATTGGTGTATATTTTTTGCTGTCtttaaagaaataacatcaaaaatgtggtgcacactgaatttTAAAGTGTCCAccacattttgtttatattatttcgaatagacagaaaaaaatattacagtcattccttataatttaacaagaaatttCATTTAAAGCCGGTGTAAATCACGAacaaacgttgatgacgtcacagtcacatgacaaaattaagtctatgagctgatagacaaaacgctgtcagccaatcagaagacgcgttacatccggaattaaattgtttagtggtaatcataaataaatttatatcaaattatttattgttttctattaGGAAATAATCTAAAATATTTGATTAATGGTTGTTTGTAACCGTTGTATACCGGtatacgttttgtttttatttattttattaaaaagtttgaattttgaaacttatacagcAGGTGTCAGTTGAATCCGGCCTGTCTCAACATCGGCAACACAGCGCCCGGCTTGCCTTTACATCGACAGCAATGTCATACATCATCCGAGGCATTGTTACAGCTACATTGTAGTTCCCTGAACATGTTAAAACCCAGCTCTCACAGATGTAGTTCTTCTGTTTAGAGTCTGAGGGAAGAGACAAGTAAGCAGACCATGTTACATTACGCGAATATCAACCTATTTTCTTATTAtaatacaaacaacagtacacataaatcataaaattcatagaaaactaaagacacaAAGTCCACCAAAAATTGGGGGTGATCTTATATATGCTCCTGAAGGGATAGCAGATCCTACTTTACAAGTTGCACTCGTATTAATCGAATTATTAAAAACCCGTAAAAAGTCTTATTCGGTACGTCACAGTCGGGGAAGAGGAAACGGGGTTGTACTTGTGACAATTGGAACATATGCGTTGTAATATGTAAagcagatattccataacggtcaaccaactcgggatagcgtccataaaatttacgaagggacgaTTTGATCATCTTCATCAATGGGAATTTTTGGTTTACTAGCTGCTTTGTGAGTTGGAacactctatcaaggaaatcatgataggaaataaaagccctggaatatcgtatcaactagaAGATATATACTTCGTAAGCAGACGTTGCTGGAATGTTGcaacataaaaattatatcattaaaaaagctAAATGTTTAGATGCATTTGTGCAGATTCCCTTCGGGGCAGCATTTTCAACTCCAAACGAGCTTCTATGTTATGGTATTATCTTCTACCCAAGTTTAGATGTTACACTCTTATTAGCAAATAAGTTACGGAGAGATCAATCTTAAGGAAATTCGCTACTCAgataaatatgattttataagacttttacaaatggcttataattatacatgtaaaagatttataaaaagaaaaatgagggtccatgggcaaatttttttaaagcattcgaatggataaaaccagaggatttcgaaaatctgacaaaaaatccaaaccATGGCAAGCAATCATCCTTAACAAACGGAACGCAACTTttcaggttgcatttctgtaaatattgacaatgcaatttcccataggaactccttttacggctaaaactgtaccacttttactatgaagttttgaaaaaaatcttatcctagaattgaaagttcatatgcaccacattttttttcaaaggtcaaaatatagggctgtgcggcatattttcaacgtttatatgccctaaacttctcagagtttaaacttacactaattttcttaactacccctacctcgaatgaaaggttaccacagatttcaatgtaaacaatatgcacgtgtttatttactggtaacattcccaagttctgtctctgcgatatggaacacagagagcataactgggaaccagtatgtaaacaaaatcaattttctatgaatattcaattactccccaaaagaggcgtgttttgagaaacagctgtatttacaaagtgcaaccttcaGTGATAATATTTTGTAACTTGAAGATATTCAGTTCacctttttatttttctattacagAGTGTCATATTGAGGGTTGCATATTATGAAGTATTTGgtatcaggaatctgatgtacagtagttgtcgtctgtttatgttattgatacgtgtttctcgtttctcgttttttatatagattagaccgttggtttccccgtttgaatggttttacactagtaattttggggccctttaaagcttgttgttcggtgtgagccaaggctccgtgttgaaggccgtacattgacctataatggtttacttttataaattgttatttggactgagagttgtctcattggcactcacaccacatcttcctatagcaAAATATTCAGAATATCAAAATTGACCGAAAAAGAAGACAAATGTCAACAATTTTGCgtattatctttaaaaattatGCTAGCAAGTTTAGCAATTCATATTCCGATTGGTCTTATAGACAAACGGACTGCAAATGTACAATGTTAAATCACACAAAACCTACGTGCAACAGAACTTAGGAAAACCATCAACACCACATTCCCAATAGGACAAAACATTCATATATTACAATATGTGTTATATTTGCTAAATGCTCTGTTAGTAAATAGGTTAGCATAATTGTCAAGCAAAATGTTCGGTGCAAGGTAGACACATATTTTCTTCATGGATATTTACCGCGAGgtataataaatatttacttCTTTTCCTCAGATTTGACAAGTGGGACAACAAGTTTTTTGGAATTGGCGACAACGAAGCAGGATGGATAAATCCTCAAACTTGCTTAACACTAGAAGTTACCCATTCGGCTTTAGAAAATGGAGGATTtacaatgcaaaacatgaaaggATCAAATACTGGAGTGTATATTGGTAAGTATATTAATTACAAATGCATTACATGTTTATGGATCAGCTGAATTCAAATCTTAGTATGTGAAACTGTTTTGAAAAACTAAATTGTCTGCAGAACATGGCAAAGGCAATAAAATTCAAGTACGAAAATCTAGCAACTCCTGActaagtacaggcattttcttatgtagaaaatggtggattgaacctggttttatagctagataaacctgttacttgtataacagtcatatcaaattccattatattgacaatgatgcgtgaacaaaacaaacagacatataaggtaaaaatgtcaaaaatacagcagtcaacattgtgttatgatcttaatcactaaaaaaaacatatagatatataacaaagaagcacaaattCATTCATTCTTCCATTTTTAGGAGTTACCAATAATGACATGATGTGTGGAGCTGCAAATTGCCGTAATGAGTCCAATAACACAATGGTGACTGGTATCAATTCATCTCTTACCGCAAACAGAATTTCAAATCACTATGACCTGCGCGGACCTTCAATGGCGGTGGACACGGCATGCTCGTCATCAATGACAGCTGTTTATATGGGATGTCAAGCAATTCGTACAGGTTTTTATAACTATTACATCTTTCATGTTACAGCAGAAATATTCAACTGAATTTTCAACTTATTAAGAAGAATATGAAAGTGCTAAAATGATATGTTTTGTTTGGATACATTGTGTAGTATTCTCTTGAAGTTTTATTTATACTGCATAGAATAGAATGAAAATGTCACTTTCACAATGTTTTTGTCTTACTAATGCATATTTTCATTATCACCATACTGAAACTTTTTGTAGGTATTTGCGTTCTTCATCAAGTTGGTAATTAATTATAGATTCACAACAGCTTTaaatttagacaaatatttcttatgAGATtacaatatatcaaattatttgaTTTGCTTGTTTGCTAAACACTTTATGATTTTTATTGTTGTAACAAACAGTCAACATAGTAAAATGTACAAACCCTGTTATCCTGCTAGCTAAAATTGTATCCATTTAATGCAGGGTAAAACCtttcaaaagaggggcgaaagataccagagggatagtcaaactcataaatcgaaaataaactgacaacgccatggctaaaaatgaaaaagacaaacagacaaacaatagtacacaagacacaacatagaaaactaaaggataATCAACACGAACACCAACTAAAACTGAGGGtaatctcaggtgatccggaagggtaagcagatcctgctctacatgtggcacccttcgtgttgctcatgttataacaaatccggtaaatagtcgaattcggtagatcacattcatgaaagggaaggggattgtatttGCGACGTAAGGAGCATAattatccgatatcatctgtgaaacggttatttcataacggttaaccatctcgtgatggcgtccgtaaaatttacgaagggatgatttcaacttcaccatttggaactcttggtttaatagtttcctggtaagcagcaaccatctatcaaaatcattataggaaatacaagcacgggaatatagtATCAAATCGacgatatataccccgtatacaggTGCAGTTGGAATGCTGCTACTTAGAAacgaaagttcacaattggaaagctgaaatcatctcttttgtcgtaaagttttgtttgcaACTTCCCCGCTATATAAATGCTGCCATTTCACTAAATAATACATGTTTAAACTCTGGCGTAAACAAATTCTTCTGGGCTTTGAAAAGTATCACATTaatactaaactccaaagcaAATTTACAAAAGGGGAAGTCAATAAGAACTGACGTAAGATTAAAGGGTAAacatcaacggaacaagtgaaacacaactGTCATACAATACAATAGTATACAGATAGCTTTGAGTAACAGCGAAATACTCTTGATTTCTGTACCGTTTAAGCAGATTAAATGTCCATTTATCATACAGATCTGGTTATTAGAATAGTATGTGCatgattgtgtatatatattataatgtgaGTTTTAGTTATATTGTCtacttattttgtatttgtcacCCAAACTTAATATTGataaagtttatatggcaataaatatttgaatttgaattatataaCATAAATAACATTAAATTGTAACATTAAATTGTAACATTAGATTGAAAATAAGATTGTAACATAATATTGTAACATTAgattgtaacaaaaaaaaaaactatatttgcAGGTGAATGCGAGATGGCGATCTGTGGAGGCGTGAATAGCATTTTATCTCCTAGTATCTTCATAGTATTAGCTAAAGCTAAGATGACATCTCCTTCTGGGAAAAGTAATCCATTTGCAGACGACGCAGAAGGCTATGTTAGGGGAGAAGGTTGTGGTGTTATAGTTTTGAAAAAACTCAGTCAGGTACGGtttgtttaataacattttattataataaaatcatCATACAATTGAAAGTAATGTATATTTGAGCGACAATAAATTAGACATTTAGCTTAAATCCCTAATCAATAGATGTAAGCTGTGCGAGTTAGGTCATCTCTAGTTGACCACAATAAAGAATGACAATTCTTAAAAGACAAAACTTTCTCCagatatattaattttattcatcatgttaaaAGTCAGGATTCttcttcgtcaaaattatctccccattacaccagttcatttttacaatcgtagaaatggtagccattgtagggatgacgcgctgccagttttgctcttgaaaaccgataaattatccacatagcaccattacgatcctgtatgtcagttgtattttaaaagacaaatgtatctactagctaatgagcatcagttaatgatcttgtctgcattgattcaactaaaaactattgtctgattggttttcaaaaattcttaaacatttaaaaaaagacttatttaatatttcgtggaagggcagactaaaaattttcattggttgaagattataaaccctagttatcacacacacatttttttctctcgaagatatgcattttcatgaTCCAACtttaaagactgtcgtcaagtacttttagtaaaaaaatagctattcgaacacacctactctgtgtCTGTGATTCATAAGATAGGTATTTCATTTGATccatatattttatctttttttatgttataaagtcaacctgtagctttgatatataaaaatgatagaatctaaagcgagatgatatatcaaatactcttgctttgtacattttaaagacaaaatatacacctcaaacacgccctaatataaaaaggtgcactcgattttctcttttctatACAATTGTaacccattttttggaatgtgttcttgagtcacataagggcagacacgaaaattactgaactaattgattgatatgttctccatccgtgttattttttttttaatcggaggttatgcatttagttaatagtgcagggatacaggcgatcccctctatctggtaaataacgtcataaaggcgcgcataattgacgagttttctccggtgacggatgaactcgaaagtggtctattgttctgcattactatgtaatagattaattgaaaacttatgcaaatggtgttttaaaaTAAAGCACTTCGTAATTGAGGAGAAAATtatcgttttatttgtttctattaacttttaaaatttttgttactatagtaaacatagCAGtgagcatttatcgccttctctaacaaagagcttcgattcttttgttctatttcaactgggtttccgcctggTTAGTATGACTCATATAGAAGCATAGCTGCTAATACATAAGATTCGAATAGGTGTTGCTCGATATCATTACATATGTATGAGCTTATACACATGTCAAAATGTACATGTTTGACCTAAATTGGTCATTTCCCATACAGTTATTTg
This genomic window from Mytilus galloprovincialis chromosome 9, xbMytGall1.hap1.1, whole genome shotgun sequence contains:
- the LOC143044252 gene encoding 5-methyl-1-naphthoate synthase-like, which gives rise to MQNMKGSNTGVYIGVTNNDMMCGAANCRNESNNTMVTGINSSLTANRISNHYDLRGPSMAVDTACSSSMTAVYMGCQAIRTGECEMAICGGVNSILSPSIFIVLAKAKMTSPSGKSNPFADDAEGYVRGEGCGVIVLKKLSQALKDKDKIWGTIACGCNQNGKTSTPIIAPSSKQQRVLLEDVFRRYKVDPSFIQHVEAHENHDDNC